Proteins encoded by one window of Marixanthomonas sp. SCSIO 43207:
- a CDS encoding sodium:solute symporter, whose protein sequence is MQPLHILLLIAIYFGVLLLISYFTGKNDSNEAFFKAEGKSPWYIVAFGMVGASLSGVTFISVPGWVKDSQFSYMQVVLGYLVGYFVITFILLPIYYRMNVTSIYQYLYNRFGNVSYKTGAFFFFISRVLGASFRLFLVATVLQYFVFEAWNVPFFITVILSILLIWIYTARGGIKTIVWTDTLQTLFMLGSVIVAIFFIKDELNWTFTELVSAPEIAPYTKTFFTDSFLDANYFWKSFFGGMFITICMTGLDQDMMQKNLTCKSLKDAQKNVLSYSFVFIPVNLLFLFLGALLFVYAEQNGISVPVLDGKEKTDLLFPEVALNGSMGLGLSIIFILGLIAAAYSSADSALTSLTTSFCIDFLGIERKEVKHQKSIRKKVHMGISALLVLVIIAFKYLLDSSVIDLLLKAASYTYGPLLGLFAFGIFTKMQVKDKWVWLVSIISVAITYVLGSIPPEYLGGYHFNYELLIVNGCLTFIGLILIRSQKN, encoded by the coding sequence ATGCAGCCTTTACATATTCTTTTATTAATTGCCATTTATTTCGGGGTTTTGTTATTGATTTCATATTTCACAGGAAAAAATGACAGCAATGAAGCTTTTTTCAAAGCTGAAGGAAAATCACCTTGGTATATTGTAGCCTTTGGAATGGTAGGTGCATCACTCTCGGGCGTTACATTTATATCAGTTCCTGGCTGGGTAAAGGATTCTCAGTTTAGCTACATGCAAGTAGTGTTGGGTTATTTGGTTGGGTATTTTGTCATCACGTTTATCTTACTGCCCATTTATTACCGAATGAACGTAACGTCTATTTACCAATATTTATACAATCGCTTCGGAAATGTTAGTTATAAAACTGGTGCTTTTTTCTTTTTTATATCTAGAGTTTTGGGTGCTTCATTCAGGTTATTTTTAGTAGCAACCGTTTTACAATATTTTGTTTTTGAAGCTTGGAATGTTCCCTTCTTTATAACGGTTATTTTATCAATTTTATTAATTTGGATTTATACCGCAAGAGGAGGAATTAAAACCATAGTATGGACAGATACACTACAAACACTTTTTATGTTGGGCTCTGTTATTGTTGCCATATTCTTTATTAAAGATGAATTAAACTGGACATTTACCGAGCTTGTTTCTGCTCCAGAAATAGCTCCCTACACAAAAACATTTTTTACAGATAGCTTTCTAGATGCAAATTATTTCTGGAAATCATTCTTTGGAGGTATGTTTATCACCATTTGTATGACGGGTCTAGACCAAGATATGATGCAAAAAAACTTAACCTGTAAAAGTTTAAAAGACGCACAAAAAAATGTTCTTTCATACAGCTTCGTCTTTATCCCTGTTAATCTATTGTTTTTGTTTCTAGGAGCGCTGCTCTTTGTTTATGCAGAACAAAATGGTATTAGTGTTCCGGTGCTAGACGGTAAAGAAAAAACCGACTTATTGTTTCCTGAAGTGGCACTTAATGGCTCAATGGGATTAGGCTTAAGCATCATTTTTATTTTAGGATTAATCGCCGCAGCCTATTCAAGTGCAGATAGCGCACTAACATCATTAACCACTAGTTTTTGTATTGATTTTCTTGGAATAGAACGCAAAGAAGTAAAACATCAAAAAAGCATTCGGAAAAAAGTACATATGGGTATTAGCGCCCTACTAGTTTTGGTTATTATTGCGTTTAAATATCTTTTAGACAGTAGTGTTATTGATCTTTTATTAAAAGCAGCGAGTTACACCTATGGCCCTTTATTAGGTCTTTTTGCTTTCGGAATTTTCACAAAAATGCAAGTGAAAGACAAATGGGTATGGTTGGTTTCAATTATTTCGGTAGCAATCACCTATGTACTGGGCAGCATCCCGCCTGAATATCTTGGCGGATACCATTTTAATTATGAATTACTCATTGTAAATGGTTGTTTAACATTCATTGGTTTAATATTGATTAGAAGCCAAAAGAACTAA
- a CDS encoding T9SS type A sorting domain-containing protein, with protein sequence MRFKFLLFAALTFIVSTSFSQEYLKMIDAGTYKVQEIIDSAEAYFAGKDKGRGSGYKQFKRWEYNALRLMNSEGYLPSIKENIQELERYNAYLNRTAETRTALNDNWTELGPTYWNATSGWNPGVGRITSLSVDLADNDHIIVGANTGGVWKTTNGGQDWTPMSDNFTNLSVYSVAIDPSNANTYFFGSSSGLIFKSEDAGSTWNLLADLSNSLVNKILIHPTDSDIMFASSQNAGIYKTTDGGNNWQQVTSDSQGYDIEFKPGDPSVVFASGTGFHKSTDGGDTFSQIGGFNNGPKMIGVSADDTSVVYVLEASSGIFGGFYASNDEGDSFTELNHTGKNYFGYSTTAQDNRGQAPRDMDIAVNPTDADEVHIAGILTWRSTNGGVDFSITSDWIPGNAAGANIGYCHADVDIMEFVGSTLYVGSDGGIFRADDTGNVNANYYTDLTQGLGIRQFYKIGVSQTQDVIITGGSQDNGSSVYTEAAGWRDWLGADGMEGFVDYDNPNNLYGTSQNGSLYRSVNGGTSYFGLNEPSTGNWVTPFEQDPAVPATIYTGYSRVYKSTNRGSSWSSISQSFGNNLDNLKIAPSNNQIMYASRSTTFYKTNDGGATNWDSNIIPGSGRINYIAVHPTNPNKVAVAVASNTKVMISNDGGETWENYRKNLPNFTALSLVWDDNGADGLYVGMNYGIYYIDNGLSEWQPFSNNIPNVQINELEINNETDMIYAATYGRGLWASPVEEPVLSVDENILSSDNVNVYPNPTNDNLNIQLSRNLEADIRIFDTLGKLMVYQPNVSISETHTVSVSNLNTGIYFIRINTELGTITKKFIKN encoded by the coding sequence ATGCGTTTTAAGTTTTTATTGTTTGCAGCCCTTACTTTTATTGTTAGCACGTCATTTTCACAAGAATATTTAAAGATGATTGATGCAGGAACCTATAAAGTACAAGAAATTATTGATAGTGCAGAGGCCTATTTTGCCGGAAAAGATAAAGGACGAGGGTCTGGGTATAAACAATTTAAACGCTGGGAATATAATGCATTGCGTTTAATGAATAGTGAAGGGTACCTTCCTTCAATTAAAGAAAATATTCAAGAACTAGAACGGTATAATGCTTATTTAAATAGAACAGCAGAGACAAGAACCGCATTAAATGATAACTGGACCGAGCTTGGCCCAACATACTGGAATGCTACTTCTGGTTGGAATCCTGGTGTAGGTAGAATCACTTCTTTATCTGTTGATCTAGCAGATAATGACCATATAATTGTTGGTGCTAATACTGGAGGTGTTTGGAAAACCACAAATGGTGGCCAAGACTGGACGCCAATGAGTGATAATTTCACAAACTTAAGTGTGTATTCAGTAGCTATTGACCCTTCAAATGCTAATACCTACTTTTTTGGCTCTTCAAGTGGTTTAATTTTTAAATCTGAAGATGCTGGTTCAACTTGGAATCTTTTAGCAGATTTGAGCAATTCTTTAGTAAACAAAATACTCATTCATCCTACAGACAGCGACATTATGTTTGCATCTTCACAAAATGCAGGTATTTACAAAACTACTGATGGAGGAAATAATTGGCAGCAAGTAACATCAGACTCTCAAGGATATGATATAGAGTTTAAGCCAGGTGATCCTTCTGTAGTATTTGCTTCAGGAACTGGTTTTCATAAATCTACAGATGGCGGAGATACATTTTCTCAAATAGGAGGTTTTAATAATGGTCCTAAAATGATTGGAGTTTCTGCAGATGATACTTCAGTAGTATATGTTTTAGAAGCTTCATCAGGTATTTTTGGTGGGTTTTATGCTTCAAATGATGAAGGCGATAGTTTTACTGAATTAAATCACACTGGAAAAAATTATTTTGGTTACAGTACAACTGCACAAGACAACAGAGGGCAAGCACCAAGAGATATGGATATAGCTGTAAACCCAACTGATGCCGATGAGGTTCACATAGCAGGTATTTTAACCTGGCGCTCAACCAATGGTGGAGTTGATTTTAGTATAACATCAGATTGGATTCCTGGTAATGCTGCTGGAGCAAACATAGGATATTGTCACGCCGATGTAGACATTATGGAATTTGTTGGTTCTACGCTATATGTGGGATCTGATGGAGGTATTTTTAGAGCAGATGACACAGGAAATGTAAACGCCAATTATTATACCGATTTAACACAAGGACTTGGTATTAGACAGTTTTATAAAATAGGGGTATCACAAACTCAAGATGTCATTATTACCGGAGGATCTCAAGATAATGGTTCATCTGTGTATACAGAAGCTGCAGGATGGAGAGATTGGTTAGGTGCAGACGGTATGGAAGGTTTTGTTGACTATGACAACCCTAACAATTTATATGGAACTTCTCAAAATGGATCTTTATACAGATCTGTAAATGGAGGAACTAGTTATTTTGGATTAAACGAACCAAGTACAGGAAACTGGGTTACACCTTTTGAACAAGATCCAGCCGTGCCCGCTACAATTTATACGGGTTATAGTAGAGTTTATAAGTCTACAAACAGAGGAAGTTCTTGGAGTTCAATTTCACAAAGTTTTGGAAACAATCTTGACAACCTTAAAATAGCCCCATCAAACAATCAAATAATGTATGCCAGTAGGTCAACTACCTTTTATAAAACTAATGACGGAGGAGCAACCAATTGGGATTCTAATATAATTCCGGGTAGTGGTAGAATTAATTATATTGCCGTACATCCTACAAACCCTAATAAAGTTGCTGTGGCCGTTGCAAGTAATACCAAAGTAATGATATCAAATGACGGAGGTGAAACTTGGGAGAACTACCGTAAAAACCTACCAAATTTTACAGCGCTATCTTTGGTATGGGATGATAACGGAGCAGATGGTCTCTATGTGGGAATGAACTATGGTATTTATTATATTGATAACGGACTTTCTGAATGGCAACCGTTTAGCAATAACATACCAAATGTTCAAATTAATGAACTTGAAATCAATAATGAAACAGATATGATTTATGCTGCCACCTACGGAAGAGGTCTTTGGGCATCTCCAGTAGAGGAGCCAGTATTAAGTGTAGACGAAAATATACTTTCTAGTGATAATGTAAATGTTTATCCTAACCCAACAAATGACAACCTAAACATTCAGCTTTCAAGAAACCTTGAGGCCGACATTCGTATTTTTGACACTTTGGGTAAATTAATGGTTTATCAACCGAATGTTTCTATTTCAGAAACGCACACAGTTTCAGTTTCAAATTTAAATACGGGTATATACTTTATCAGAATCAATACAGAATTGGGCACAATAACTAAAAAGTTTATAAAAAATTAA
- the recR gene encoding recombination mediator RecR, giving the protein MDFSSKLLENAVNEVSQLPGIGKRTALRLMLHLLKQPENQTLQLSESLQKMRQEINFCSNCHNISDTALCEICSNPNRIEEIVCVVEDIRDVMAIENTSQYKGHYHVLGGKISPMDGIGPGELSITSLVEKVKSGKIKELIFALSSTMEGDTTNFYIFKQIELYNVVTTTIARGISVGDELEYADEVTLGRSIVNRIPFETSLKNQ; this is encoded by the coding sequence ATGGATTTTTCATCAAAATTACTGGAAAACGCAGTCAATGAAGTCTCTCAGCTTCCTGGAATAGGAAAAAGAACAGCTTTGAGGCTGATGTTGCATTTGTTGAAACAACCTGAAAACCAAACGCTTCAGCTTTCTGAAAGTCTTCAGAAAATGAGACAAGAAATAAATTTTTGCTCAAATTGCCATAACATATCAGATACAGCGTTGTGTGAAATTTGCTCAAACCCAAATAGAATTGAAGAAATTGTATGTGTGGTTGAAGATATTCGTGATGTTATGGCTATAGAAAATACCAGTCAGTATAAAGGGCATTATCACGTTTTGGGAGGTAAAATATCACCTATGGATGGTATTGGGCCCGGTGAGTTGTCTATTACTTCTTTGGTTGAAAAAGTAAAATCTGGAAAAATTAAAGAACTTATTTTTGCGTTAAGTTCTACAATGGAGGGTGATACCACAAATTTTTATATTTTTAAGCAAATTGAGCTTTATAATGTGGTAACGACCACCATTGCGCGAGGAATTTCGGTAGGTGATGAATTGGAATATGCAGATGAGGTTACTCTAGGGCGCAGTATTGTAAATCGTATCCCGTTTGAAACCTCATTAAAAAACCAATAA
- a CDS encoding glycosyltransferase family 2 protein gives MKLSVVILNYNVRYFLHQCILSVQRATKNIETEIIVIDNASADDSCQMVKDVFPHVTLIENKENVGFSKANNQAVKVATGEYVCILNPDTAVAEGAFEKCLGTLESSANIGAIGVYLLDGTGNFLPESKRNIPTPWVSLLKMLGFTKKYYASHLSEAETGHASVLVGAFMFLKRAIYNQVGGFDEDYFMYGEDIDLSYKIEQAGYKNHYIGSTETLHYKGESTQKDAAYLDRFYGAMQIFYKKHFSSNILLNSAVNFGVSVAKKMKSSTSETIQNTKPELSKAVLLTENLNLLKQLSETIQIPLNASSKAIFQDADLKDTLFIFDVDYMPYQQIFMVMKQFRNKNNQFRIRPPGCNFIIGSDKSDEKGSVLVF, from the coding sequence GTGAAGCTTTCTGTAGTTATTTTAAATTACAATGTGCGCTATTTTTTGCATCAATGCATTTTAAGTGTACAAAGGGCTACCAAAAATATAGAAACTGAAATCATTGTTATAGACAATGCCTCTGCAGATGATAGCTGCCAGATGGTAAAAGATGTATTTCCTCACGTCACTTTAATTGAAAATAAAGAAAACGTAGGTTTCAGTAAAGCAAATAATCAAGCCGTAAAAGTAGCAACAGGAGAGTATGTTTGTATTTTAAATCCCGATACAGCAGTAGCCGAAGGTGCTTTTGAAAAATGTCTGGGAACACTAGAGTCTTCAGCAAATATAGGTGCAATAGGCGTTTATTTACTTGACGGAACTGGCAACTTTCTTCCCGAAAGCAAACGAAACATCCCAACACCTTGGGTTTCGCTTTTAAAAATGCTCGGGTTTACAAAAAAATATTATGCAAGCCACCTTTCTGAAGCTGAAACAGGACACGCCTCTGTCTTGGTAGGAGCCTTTATGTTTTTAAAACGAGCAATTTACAATCAAGTAGGAGGTTTTGATGAAGATTATTTTATGTATGGTGAAGATATTGATTTGTCATACAAAATTGAACAAGCCGGGTATAAAAACCATTACATAGGCTCTACTGAAACCTTACATTACAAAGGAGAAAGCACACAAAAAGACGCAGCGTATCTTGACCGTTTTTACGGAGCAATGCAAATATTTTATAAAAAGCACTTTAGCTCCAATATTCTTTTAAATTCTGCCGTTAATTTTGGGGTGTCTGTTGCCAAAAAAATGAAAAGTTCAACTTCAGAAACGATACAGAATACCAAACCTGAGTTATCCAAAGCCGTTCTTTTAACCGAAAACTTAAACCTTCTTAAACAACTTTCTGAGACAATTCAAATTCCATTAAACGCTTCTTCCAAAGCAATTTTTCAGGATGCAGACTTAAAAGACACCCTCTTTATTTTTGATGTTGATTATATGCCGTATCAACAAATATTTATGGTTATGAAGCAGTTCAGGAATAAAAACAATCAATTTAGAATCCGACCACCGGGTTGCAATTTCATTATAGGAAGCGATAAAAGCGACGAAAAAGGTAGCGTTCTTGTATTTTAA
- a CDS encoding dihydrolipoamide acetyltransferase family protein gives MAKFELKLPKMGESVAEATVTNWLKEVGDTIEADEAVLEIATDKVDSEVPSEVDGVLIEKLFDTDDVVQVGQTIAIIETDGDGGSDDTPESSTVETKPEPEMVEAVEKNVETAKQTTQTIESSEDRFYSPLVKNIAKEEGISQSELDTIKGTGKDGRVTKNDMLAYVKNRGQQATQAKQETQPQPAAPKPAEAPKPKPAVSVSGEDEIIEMTRMGKMISKHMVDSVQTSAHVQSFVECDVTNIWNWRNKVKGDFAKREGEKLTFTPIFMEAVAKALKDYPLMNIAVDGDKIIKRKNVNLGMAAALPDGNLIVPVIKNADQLNLVGMSKAVNDLANRARQNKLKPDEIQGGTYTVTNVGTFGSIMGTPIINQPQVGILALGAIRKVPAVIETPDGDFIGIRYKMFLSHSYDHRVVNGALGGQFVKAVADYLEAWDVNREV, from the coding sequence ATGGCAAAATTTGAATTAAAACTACCTAAAATGGGTGAAAGCGTTGCAGAAGCAACCGTAACCAACTGGCTTAAAGAAGTGGGTGATACCATAGAAGCTGATGAAGCTGTACTTGAAATCGCTACAGATAAAGTAGATAGCGAGGTTCCCAGTGAAGTAGATGGTGTTTTGATAGAAAAACTATTTGATACAGATGATGTTGTACAAGTAGGTCAAACAATTGCTATTATTGAAACTGATGGTGACGGTGGAAGTGATGATACCCCTGAAAGCTCAACGGTAGAAACCAAACCTGAACCGGAAATGGTTGAAGCAGTTGAAAAAAATGTAGAAACTGCAAAACAAACAACACAAACAATTGAAAGTAGTGAAGATCGTTTTTATTCTCCTTTGGTAAAAAATATTGCCAAAGAAGAAGGTATCTCTCAATCTGAACTTGATACCATTAAAGGCACCGGTAAAGACGGTCGAGTGACAAAAAATGATATGTTGGCTTACGTAAAAAATAGAGGTCAACAAGCAACTCAAGCAAAACAAGAAACACAACCACAGCCTGCAGCACCAAAACCTGCTGAGGCACCAAAACCAAAACCTGCTGTATCAGTAAGTGGTGAAGATGAAATCATTGAAATGACTCGTATGGGTAAAATGATTTCTAAGCATATGGTTGATAGTGTACAAACATCTGCTCACGTTCAATCATTTGTAGAATGTGATGTGACAAATATTTGGAACTGGAGAAATAAAGTAAAAGGAGACTTTGCAAAAAGAGAAGGTGAAAAGTTGACATTCACTCCAATCTTTATGGAAGCAGTTGCCAAAGCTTTAAAAGACTACCCATTAATGAATATCGCCGTTGATGGAGATAAAATCATTAAACGAAAAAATGTAAACTTAGGTATGGCTGCAGCTTTACCAGATGGCAACTTGATTGTTCCGGTGATAAAAAATGCAGACCAACTTAACCTAGTGGGGATGAGTAAAGCAGTTAACGATCTAGCAAACCGAGCTCGTCAAAACAAATTAAAACCAGATGAGATACAAGGAGGTACCTATACAGTAACCAATGTAGGAACCTTTGGTAGTATTATGGGTACACCAATTATCAATCAGCCGCAAGTAGGTATTCTAGCACTTGGAGCCATTCGTAAAGTTCCTGCAGTGATTGAAACTCCAGATGGTGACTTTATTGGTATTCGTTACAAGATGTTCTTATCACATAGTTATGACCACCGCGTTGTAAATGGAGCATTGGGCGGTCAATTTGTAAAAGCCGTAGCCGACTACTTGGAAGCTTGGGATGTGAATAGAGAAGTATAA
- a CDS encoding 3'-5' exonuclease, whose translation MDLNLTKPICFFDLETTGTNVAKDRIVEISILKVFPNGNKESHTWRVNPEMPIPPSTSAIHGITNEMVENEPTFKELAHRVQDLMKDSDLAGYNSNRFDIPLLAEELLRAEVDFDLKKAKAVDVQTIFHKKEKRTLEAAYKFYCDKDLTDAHSAEADTNATFEVLKAQLDRYDDVENDVNFLSTFSAHKNYADFAGFIGYDKQGEEIFSFGKHRGKKVTDIIEKEPGYFGWLLNADFPLYTKKVLTRIKLSQLNNKL comes from the coding sequence ATGGATTTAAACCTCACGAAGCCTATTTGTTTTTTTGATTTGGAAACCACGGGAACCAACGTAGCAAAAGATCGCATTGTTGAAATTTCTATATTAAAAGTATTTCCAAACGGAAACAAAGAAAGCCACACGTGGCGCGTTAATCCAGAGATGCCTATTCCACCTTCAACTTCGGCAATCCACGGAATTACCAATGAAATGGTAGAAAATGAACCTACCTTTAAAGAGTTGGCCCATAGAGTGCAGGATTTAATGAAAGATAGTGATCTGGCAGGATACAATAGCAATAGGTTTGATATTCCGCTATTAGCTGAAGAACTATTGAGGGCAGAGGTAGACTTTGACCTTAAAAAAGCAAAAGCTGTTGATGTTCAAACTATATTTCATAAAAAAGAAAAAAGAACACTAGAAGCAGCATATAAGTTTTACTGTGATAAGGATTTAACAGACGCTCACAGTGCAGAGGCAGATACCAATGCAACATTTGAGGTGCTCAAAGCACAACTAGACCGCTATGATGATGTTGAAAATGATGTGAACTTTCTGTCTACCTTTAGTGCTCATAAAAATTATGCAGATTTTGCAGGTTTTATAGGGTATGATAAACAAGGTGAAGAGATTTTTAGCTTCGGAAAACATCGAGGAAAAAAAGTAACCGATATTATTGAGAAAGAACCCGGTTATTTTGGATGGTTATTAAATGCAGATTTTCCATTGTATACCAAAAAAGTTTTAACTCGAATTAAATTAAGCCAATTGAATAATAAGCTGTAA
- a CDS encoding fumarylacetoacetate hydrolase family protein: MKIICVGRNYTDHISELQNEKPTDPVLFLKPDTSILLKKQPFFIPDFSEEVHHEVEILVKINKIGKHIDRKFAHKYYDEIGLGIDFTARDLQSKLKEKGLPWEKAKAFDGAAVIGNFLSKDTFKTVDNIEFSLEKNGTIVQKASTELMLWKIDELIEYISKYFTLKIGDVIFTGTPSGVAKVQADDRLKGYIEDKQMFSIKVK, encoded by the coding sequence ATGAAAATAATTTGTGTAGGCAGAAATTATACCGATCATATTTCAGAATTACAAAATGAAAAACCTACAGATCCGGTTCTTTTTTTAAAACCTGATACCTCAATTCTGCTTAAAAAACAGCCTTTTTTCATACCAGATTTTTCTGAAGAAGTACATCACGAAGTAGAAATTTTGGTAAAAATCAATAAAATAGGTAAGCACATAGACCGCAAATTTGCACATAAATATTATGATGAGATTGGTCTGGGTATAGACTTTACAGCACGTGACCTTCAATCAAAGTTAAAAGAAAAAGGATTGCCTTGGGAAAAAGCCAAAGCTTTTGATGGTGCTGCTGTGATAGGTAATTTTCTATCAAAAGATACGTTTAAAACTGTAGACAATATTGAATTTAGTTTAGAAAAAAACGGAACCATTGTTCAAAAAGCTTCCACTGAGTTAATGCTTTGGAAAATTGACGAGCTTATTGAATATATTTCAAAATATTTTACATTAAAGATAGGAGACGTTATCTTTACGGGTACTCCCTCGGGCGTAGCAAAGGTTCAAGCTGATGATCGATTAAAAGGGTATATAGAAGATAAACAAATGTTCTCCATAAAAGTTAAATAA
- a CDS encoding Hpt domain-containing protein — protein MSKHYSIEKIQEIAGGDEDFMAVVAQTFLDEIPPDLEALQEAVSNNNKELAYQFAHKMKPNFEMFGVEINKEILAIESWTKTSKKQSAIESKLETVVTTVKEVIKELKEDFNL, from the coding sequence ATGAGTAAACATTATTCCATAGAAAAAATACAAGAAATTGCCGGTGGTGATGAAGATTTTATGGCAGTTGTAGCACAAACCTTTCTAGATGAAATACCACCAGACCTTGAAGCTTTGCAAGAAGCTGTAAGTAATAATAATAAAGAGTTGGCCTACCAATTTGCACACAAAATGAAACCAAATTTTGAAATGTTTGGTGTAGAAATTAATAAAGAAATTTTGGCTATAGAGTCTTGGACCAAAACATCAAAAAAACAATCTGCAATAGAATCAAAGCTAGAAACAGTAGTCACTACTGTAAAAGAGGTAATTAAAGAGCTTAAAGAAGATTTCAATCTATAG
- a CDS encoding competence/damage-inducible protein A, producing the protein MLAEIITIGDEILIGQIVDTNSAYISKQLNKIGIQVYQITSIQDDKQHILNTLEDAKNRVDIVLVTGGLGPTKDDITKETFCEYFQDTLIENPEVLQNIKHIFSKYIKKEPLAANLKQALVPSKADVLQNLNGTAPGIWMEKENTVFVSMPGVPYEMKHLLTEEVFPRIIKKYNRPHIYHKTLLTYGLGESAVAERIEDWENNLPESIKLAYLPSLGRVRLRLSSKGADKNKLQEAVDAQMETLSSMLDDIAVGYEDETSIVERVASLLTQKKQSLSLAESCTGGSIVKEITAVAGASSYLKGSLVPYDTYKKVSVLGVDEDLIKKHTVVSAPVAEAMAKNVSRLFDTDYAVATTGIAGPTKGDGEDEVGTVFIAIASPKGVISEKFSFGNNRERVIIKATNKAFEMLLKEILKN; encoded by the coding sequence ATGTTAGCAGAAATAATAACCATTGGCGATGAGATACTTATAGGTCAAATTGTAGACACAAACTCTGCCTATATAAGTAAGCAGCTCAATAAAATAGGAATTCAAGTTTATCAAATAACTTCTATACAAGACGATAAACAACATATTTTAAATACACTTGAAGACGCCAAAAATAGAGTAGATATTGTTCTTGTTACCGGTGGTCTGGGGCCTACAAAAGATGATATTACAAAAGAAACCTTTTGTGAATATTTTCAAGATACGCTAATTGAAAACCCAGAAGTACTTCAAAATATCAAACATATATTTTCAAAATATATTAAAAAAGAGCCTTTGGCAGCCAATTTAAAACAAGCATTGGTGCCGTCAAAAGCAGATGTATTACAAAACCTAAATGGTACTGCTCCAGGAATTTGGATGGAAAAAGAAAACACAGTTTTTGTTTCTATGCCTGGCGTACCTTATGAAATGAAGCACCTTCTTACTGAAGAAGTATTTCCTAGAATCATAAAAAAATATAACCGACCACATATATATCACAAAACACTTTTAACTTATGGTCTAGGCGAAAGTGCCGTTGCCGAGCGCATTGAAGATTGGGAAAATAACCTTCCAGAATCCATAAAACTTGCATATTTACCCTCATTAGGTAGGGTACGGTTACGCCTTTCATCAAAAGGAGCCGATAAAAATAAGTTGCAAGAAGCTGTAGATGCTCAAATGGAAACACTTAGTAGTATGCTAGATGATATTGCTGTGGGATATGAAGATGAAACAAGTATTGTAGAACGGGTAGCTTCTTTGTTAACTCAAAAAAAGCAAAGTCTAAGCTTAGCCGAAAGCTGTACAGGCGGTTCAATAGTAAAAGAGATAACAGCTGTAGCGGGAGCATCATCATACTTAAAAGGAAGCCTTGTTCCTTACGATACGTATAAAAAAGTATCTGTTTTGGGTGTTGATGAAGATTTAATAAAAAAACATACCGTTGTAAGCGCTCCGGTAGCAGAAGCGATGGCAAAGAATGTATCTCGGCTTTTTGATACAGATTATGCCGTAGCAACTACAGGAATTGCCGGACCTACAAAAGGGGATGGAGAAGATGAGGTAGGAACCGTTTTTATCGCAATCGCTTCACCAAAAGGAGTTATTTCAGAAAAATTTAGTTTTGGTAATAACCGCGAAAGGGTTATTATAAAAGCAACCAATAAAGCTTTTGAAATGCTTCTAAAAGAAATTTTAAAAAACTGA
- the rpmB gene encoding 50S ribosomal protein L28: MSRVCELTGKRAMVGNNVSHAMNKTKRKFNVNLVKKRFYIPEEDKWLTLKVSTSVLKDINKKGIYAVVKEARAKGFLNK; encoded by the coding sequence ATGTCAAGAGTTTGTGAGCTTACGGGCAAAAGAGCAATGGTTGGGAACAACGTATCCCACGCGATGAATAAAACCAAGCGCAAGTTTAATGTTAACTTGGTAAAAAAACGCTTTTACATTCCTGAAGAAGATAAGTGGTTAACACTTAAAGTATCTACTTCAGTGTTAAAAGACATCAATAAAAAAGGTATTTATGCAGTAGTTAAAGAAGCTCGCGCTAAAGGCTTTCTTAACAAATAA
- the rpmG gene encoding 50S ribosomal protein L33, giving the protein MAKKGNRVQVILECTEHKNSGQPGTSRYITTKNKKNTPDRLELKKFNPILKKMTVHKEIK; this is encoded by the coding sequence ATGGCTAAAAAAGGAAATAGAGTTCAAGTAATCTTAGAATGTACGGAGCATAAAAATTCTGGTCAACCAGGAACCTCTCGTTACATTACTACAAAAAACAAAAAAAATACTCCGGACAGATTAGAGTTGAAAAAATTCAATCCTATTCTTAAGAAAATGACTGTTCACAAGGAGATAAAATAA
- a CDS encoding DUF4295 domain-containing protein translates to MAKKSVASLQTGSKRLTKAIKMVKSEKTGAYVFVESIMAPDQVSDWLNKK, encoded by the coding sequence ATGGCAAAGAAATCAGTAGCATCATTACAAACAGGATCAAAACGATTGACAAAAGCCATTAAAATGGTAAAGTCTGAGAAAACAGGAGCTTATGTTTTTGTTGAGTCTATTATGGCTCCAGATCAAGTAAGTGATTGGTTAAACAAAAAATAA